A stretch of the Bradyrhizobium arachidis genome encodes the following:
- a CDS encoding glycosyltransferase family 4 protein, protein MISDRFPLPEKSGADIRTMNLARYFASLGPIDIAYLSNLHSGSVHAEGAEEDFEKDDIFSGKYRLQKLEYPSSLRGRFGISVRGFPYPVREYSKASMEKLFSLIESGGYDYVLVRYLRNTGGFFGLSQIAKRKVIIDIDDVLTHSLYDTLFAPTNNALRMLFRTINKVLLAYYQTRCVTVFGACLVCSEKDKSDLWGERASESTFVVPNTLGTRAPGELRMESGFNRRHVLLFIGALHYQPNVSGLLWFLESVYPRYRNVYPDAVLLVVGRCPLPEVIEVCDRTQGVELHPDVPDVIKYYRDCRAVIVPLLEGSGTRLKVLEAALLDRPIISTKKGVEGLDVVSGVHFLEFDDGPSFCEAYRTLSDEATYDALVTRAENVVLEKYSHSTLSTSMSKVVSYIDFKSSEFSSLFSRSHAPAG, encoded by the coding sequence GTGATCAGCGACAGGTTTCCTCTGCCTGAGAAGTCTGGTGCTGACATCAGAACCATGAATCTAGCAAGGTACTTTGCTAGCCTTGGGCCAATCGATATTGCGTATCTCTCGAACTTGCACTCCGGTTCGGTACACGCGGAAGGAGCGGAGGAAGATTTCGAGAAGGATGACATATTTTCTGGGAAGTATCGTTTGCAGAAGCTGGAGTACCCTAGCAGTTTGCGAGGTCGGTTCGGAATTTCGGTTCGTGGCTTTCCGTATCCTGTTAGAGAGTATAGCAAAGCCTCGATGGAGAAATTGTTCTCTCTAATAGAGTCTGGCGGCTACGATTATGTGCTGGTGCGGTACCTCCGTAATACTGGCGGGTTTTTCGGCTTGTCACAAATCGCGAAAAGGAAGGTCATCATTGATATTGATGACGTACTGACCCATTCGCTCTATGATACGCTGTTTGCACCGACGAATAATGCTTTGAGGATGCTCTTCCGCACCATAAATAAGGTGCTTCTGGCTTACTATCAAACTCGTTGTGTGACGGTCTTTGGCGCCTGCTTAGTATGTTCTGAGAAGGACAAGTCAGATCTGTGGGGTGAACGGGCCTCTGAAAGTACCTTCGTTGTACCAAACACGTTGGGGACGAGAGCTCCAGGCGAACTCCGCATGGAGAGCGGGTTCAATAGGCGACACGTCTTGCTGTTTATTGGTGCGCTTCACTATCAGCCTAATGTTAGCGGCTTACTCTGGTTTTTGGAGAGCGTGTATCCGCGCTACAGGAATGTGTATCCCGATGCCGTTCTTTTGGTTGTTGGACGTTGCCCGTTGCCAGAGGTAATCGAAGTTTGTGATCGAACACAGGGAGTCGAGTTGCACCCCGATGTCCCTGATGTCATCAAGTACTACAGAGATTGTAGAGCGGTTATTGTACCTCTACTTGAGGGTAGCGGAACGCGGTTGAAGGTTCTGGAGGCAGCGCTGCTGGATAGACCCATTATTTCTACAAAGAAGGGTGTAGAAGGATTGGATGTAGTCTCTGGCGTTCATTTTTTGGAATTCGATGATGGCCCTAGCTTTTGTGAGGCCTATCGAACTTTGAGCGACGAAGCGACCTATGACGCGCTGGTGACAAGGGCTGAAAATGTAGTTCTGGAAAAATATTCACACAGCACCCTTTCTACTTCAATGAGCAAGGTGGTTTCTTATATCGATTTCAAGAGCAGCGAGTTTTCGTCCCTTTTTTCCAGGTCCCATGCTCCCGCAGGGTAA
- a CDS encoding class I SAM-dependent methyltransferase has protein sequence MICKACSSDSEHRRHVFIEMMFGTRERFEYQECIDCGTIQRLSDVADESRLYPDGYYSFAKPSRNSRVAAIRDAHALGTRSILGAVASLLRYDPIVAVIGNFGIDPSARVLDVGCGSGKLLHRMSAAGFKNLTGVDPYILKPTSGAVRIQKSDLQSMSGEFDFIMFNHSLEHVPEPDQSLSNAKRLLAPGGRILVRIPTSSSHAWREYGPNWVQLDAPRHIVIPSRKGMNALAERCGLSVRQSIDDSTAFQFWGSEMYRNSKPLASSGPNDVFTRRELRRFANRAAKLNIEQQGDQVAFLLKAA, from the coding sequence ATGATTTGTAAAGCTTGCTCGTCAGACAGCGAACATCGCCGCCACGTGTTTATTGAGATGATGTTTGGCACGAGAGAGCGGTTTGAGTACCAAGAATGTATTGATTGCGGGACGATCCAGCGCCTGTCGGATGTGGCCGATGAGAGCCGCCTTTACCCCGATGGGTATTACTCATTCGCCAAGCCTTCGCGAAATTCGCGAGTTGCCGCAATCAGGGACGCCCACGCACTCGGCACCAGAAGCATATTGGGAGCCGTGGCATCCCTTTTGAGGTACGACCCTATCGTAGCGGTCATCGGAAATTTTGGAATTGATCCTAGCGCTCGGGTGCTGGACGTAGGCTGCGGGTCCGGGAAACTTCTTCATAGAATGTCTGCCGCGGGGTTCAAGAACCTTACGGGAGTAGACCCTTACATTCTCAAGCCAACGTCAGGTGCCGTGAGGATTCAGAAATCGGATCTTCAGAGTATGTCCGGCGAGTTTGATTTCATCATGTTCAATCACTCGTTAGAACACGTGCCTGAGCCGGACCAAAGTCTTAGCAATGCAAAAAGGCTACTTGCGCCCGGCGGCCGCATTCTGGTTCGCATCCCAACTTCGTCCTCGCATGCATGGAGAGAGTACGGCCCGAACTGGGTGCAATTGGATGCTCCGCGCCACATTGTGATTCCCTCGCGCAAGGGCATGAATGCATTGGCGGAGCGCTGCGGTTTATCTGTTAGGCAGTCAATCGACGATTCTACCGCGTTTCAGTTCTGGGGGAGCGAAATGTACCGGAACTCCAAGCCGCTCGCATCATCCGGGCCAAACGATGTGTTTACCCGCCGGGAGTTGAGAAGGTTTGCCAACCGAGCGGCAAAGCTGAATATCGAACAACAGGGAGATCAGGTCGCATTCCTGTTGAAGGCTGCTTAG
- a CDS encoding class I SAM-dependent methyltransferase produces the protein MLTKERQAINVVPVAKCNNCGSLEYGVVFEAGSAQVNQIVRCGGCGLMYAFPMNTRNLSQYLNDSPSTLTDQSRQVKHTADKMPDYRAMARRLEEFLPRKGALCEIGIYSGVLLDYLRSRGWTVSGIEPDGCAVGYARRVFGLDVHHGTLDSASLKPESIDAAIMLHVIEHLDDPARAVVQVHRVLKPGGFFVVETPTYDSWTFKILGRRERSVSCDGHIFFYTQKTLSALLQQHGFEIVKTQRVGRTMSLSRLLFNIGVMAKNRKTQDRLAALATSLGLEKYYVYLNVGDMVRIYARRVSSGSDEHAMHQRSMEFERGA, from the coding sequence ATGTTAACTAAAGAGCGACAGGCCATCAATGTGGTGCCGGTGGCCAAGTGCAATAATTGCGGATCGCTGGAGTACGGCGTCGTTTTTGAGGCCGGAAGCGCGCAGGTCAATCAAATCGTCCGATGTGGAGGTTGTGGGTTGATGTACGCGTTCCCCATGAACACACGAAATTTGTCGCAATATCTGAACGACTCGCCATCGACCCTGACGGATCAGAGCAGGCAGGTCAAACATACAGCGGACAAGATGCCGGACTATCGAGCTATGGCACGCCGTCTGGAGGAGTTTCTACCTCGAAAGGGCGCGCTCTGCGAAATCGGGATCTATTCGGGGGTGCTGTTGGATTACTTGCGTTCGCGCGGGTGGACGGTTTCAGGGATCGAGCCCGACGGCTGCGCTGTGGGCTACGCCCGACGCGTCTTCGGACTTGATGTCCATCACGGCACGTTGGACAGCGCTTCGCTTAAACCCGAGTCCATCGACGCGGCGATCATGCTGCATGTGATCGAACATTTGGATGACCCAGCGCGCGCGGTCGTTCAAGTGCATCGCGTTCTCAAGCCCGGCGGCTTTTTTGTGGTCGAGACGCCGACTTACGATTCCTGGACCTTCAAGATCCTTGGGCGGCGGGAACGCAGCGTCAGCTGCGACGGGCACATCTTCTTTTACACCCAAAAGACTCTTTCCGCTTTGTTGCAGCAGCACGGGTTCGAAATCGTTAAAACCCAGCGGGTAGGGCGAACGATGTCGCTGAGTCGGCTGTTGTTCAACATTGGTGTCATGGCGAAAAACAGAAAAACCCAGGATCGGCTTGCGGCCCTCGCGACGTCGCTCGGTCTTGAAAAATACTACGTCTACCTCAATGTTGGGGATATGGTGCGGATATACGCTCGCAGGGTGAGCTCGGGCAGCGACGAGCATGCCATGCACCAACGCTCGATGGAATTTGAGCGCGGCGCTTGA
- a CDS encoding glycosyltransferase family A protein, whose product MSQARPLNAEGTAEGPLVTVVMCVYNAGSYFRPSLLSIIDQTYRNLDILIIDDGSTDGCFSSVQDLLADERVRVIHQANSGKPVAVNRALDRIRGEFYAIQDADDISYPTRIQKQVRALLNNPHLAAVFCGNELIIDGRFMAPVFAPKSEDDCQSVIRAFQMPALDPTGMFRMSLVGDMRFEPSLKVAETCDYIWRIGEVHPMIVLGECLYAYRILPNSLTRRAPTWRKQFEVAAFRRACERRGLRFEAECEDSGHRSHNSVLDNNIAAHFMRSVLDWRRSNRRLSALRTGWQCACLHPADPHYYKALVYALISPSTVRRLRRTFLATPLETAK is encoded by the coding sequence ATGTCCCAAGCACGTCCGCTCAACGCTGAAGGGACGGCTGAAGGTCCCTTGGTCACTGTCGTGATGTGCGTGTACAACGCAGGCAGCTATTTTCGGCCTTCGCTCTTGAGCATCATTGATCAGACCTACAGGAATCTGGATATTCTCATTATCGATGATGGCAGTACGGACGGCTGTTTCAGCTCAGTTCAAGACTTGCTGGCAGATGAGCGTGTTCGCGTGATCCATCAAGCGAACTCAGGCAAGCCTGTTGCTGTCAATCGAGCGCTCGATCGGATCCGCGGCGAGTTTTACGCAATTCAAGACGCGGATGACATCAGCTATCCAACGCGAATTCAAAAGCAGGTTCGTGCGCTGCTCAACAATCCTCATTTGGCTGCCGTATTTTGCGGTAACGAGCTTATAATTGACGGGAGATTCATGGCGCCGGTGTTTGCGCCGAAAAGTGAGGACGACTGCCAGTCCGTGATTAGAGCCTTTCAAATGCCTGCCCTTGATCCCACGGGAATGTTTCGAATGTCGTTGGTTGGCGATATGCGGTTCGAGCCGTCATTGAAGGTTGCCGAGACCTGCGACTACATATGGAGAATCGGGGAGGTGCATCCGATGATCGTATTGGGCGAGTGCCTTTACGCGTACCGCATTCTTCCCAATTCACTTACCCGACGTGCGCCAACGTGGCGCAAGCAGTTTGAGGTTGCGGCCTTCAGGCGAGCGTGTGAGCGGCGCGGTTTGCGATTTGAGGCAGAATGCGAGGATAGCGGCCACAGGTCTCATAACAGCGTGCTGGATAACAATATCGCCGCCCATTTTATGAGGAGCGTGTTGGATTGGCGTCGGTCAAACCGTCGCTTGTCGGCTTTGAGGACGGGTTGGCAATGTGCTTGTTTGCATCCCGCCGATCCGCATTATTACAAGGCGCTGGTTTACGCCTTGATTTCACCCAGCACAGTGCGCCGCCTACGTCGTACCTTCCTGGCGACTCCTTTGGAGACGGCGAAATGA
- a CDS encoding O-antigen ligase, whose translation MSRKSLQLDSGPQLAYLQDGQQSLVGHAAGGSELYLKLLLVAIFLPEGLSFFLGDFRLSVARVLIFLLSIAAISQLFQRASTATVCVPSDILAPLAGVWMMLAATVTDGLDGLKGAGMAAIEFTGAYLTFRYLLGPVDSSVRLARFTCKLIILIVGIALLDPLSDRLFTYEFIKGITGYVKPGYEDALALKAETFYRDGVVRAMGPLEHSILLGAVCVWFGTVALTTFRHQVFGWAIAGVALIGVWFSQARSPLLAYLIGFALAIFYSASPRFTARWKLVGSCVTAVLLTVFTFSNSPVATLVRLSGVNPEAAWARQAIWETAGPVVLGSPMFGIGLRGDWNWQAHGALVSSSVDAFWLATAMSYGIPGSALILLTIASACWLGSIDKSPQLTLEERRLSVALGIVLTTIVFLGFMVHFWGICWILIAVFTGMRANLAETAVLRDRAARAAARYDSITGDDYRRRWTARS comes from the coding sequence TTGAGCCGCAAAAGTCTACAATTGGATTCGGGTCCTCAACTTGCTTATCTGCAGGATGGGCAGCAGAGTCTAGTTGGGCATGCGGCAGGTGGCTCGGAACTATATCTGAAACTATTATTGGTCGCTATTTTTTTGCCCGAAGGCCTATCTTTCTTTCTCGGTGACTTTCGGCTCTCGGTTGCTCGAGTTCTGATTTTTCTTTTGTCCATCGCCGCGATATCGCAGCTGTTTCAGCGCGCCAGCACGGCTACAGTCTGCGTCCCCTCGGATATCTTGGCTCCGCTTGCGGGCGTTTGGATGATGTTGGCTGCCACCGTCACGGATGGTCTTGACGGTCTGAAAGGAGCTGGAATGGCGGCAATTGAATTCACCGGCGCATACTTGACTTTCCGGTATCTTCTCGGTCCCGTCGATAGTTCCGTGCGTCTCGCACGCTTCACCTGCAAGCTCATTATTCTGATTGTCGGCATCGCGCTTCTCGACCCCCTGAGTGATAGACTGTTCACCTATGAGTTCATCAAAGGCATTACCGGTTATGTGAAACCCGGTTATGAAGACGCATTAGCACTGAAGGCCGAGACGTTCTATCGGGACGGGGTTGTCCGCGCGATGGGGCCGCTGGAGCATTCGATATTATTAGGTGCCGTTTGCGTTTGGTTTGGGACCGTGGCCCTCACTACGTTTAGGCACCAGGTATTCGGCTGGGCTATTGCCGGCGTCGCGCTCATCGGAGTGTGGTTTTCGCAGGCGCGGAGTCCATTGCTGGCTTATCTGATCGGATTTGCGCTGGCGATTTTCTATAGTGCAAGCCCTCGCTTCACAGCTCGATGGAAGTTGGTCGGATCGTGTGTGACCGCCGTACTCCTTACTGTTTTCACTTTCTCTAACAGTCCTGTCGCAACACTTGTACGACTTAGCGGAGTAAATCCGGAGGCGGCCTGGGCCCGTCAAGCGATCTGGGAGACGGCGGGCCCTGTGGTACTCGGTTCGCCAATGTTCGGAATTGGTTTGCGCGGCGACTGGAATTGGCAGGCGCACGGCGCGCTTGTGAGTTCGAGCGTGGATGCCTTTTGGCTTGCCACCGCAATGTCGTATGGAATTCCCGGAAGCGCGTTGATCCTTTTGACAATTGCAAGCGCATGCTGGCTTGGCTCGATCGACAAATCGCCTCAGCTTACTCTCGAAGAGAGACGGCTATCAGTGGCGCTCGGAATTGTCTTAACAACAATCGTTTTTTTGGGATTCATGGTGCACTTTTGGGGGATCTGTTGGATCCTTATCGCGGTCTTTACCGGGATGCGAGCGAACCTCGCGGAAACCGCGGTATTGCGCGATAGAGCCGCACGAGCGGCAGCGAGGTATGATTCGATTACCGGAGACGATTACCGCAGGCGCTGGACTGCGCGGTCGTAA
- a CDS encoding glycosyltransferase, translating to MLVSIIVRTYNRGYIIGEAIDSALRQTYGNFEIIVVDDGSSDGTAEAVERIRSDKIRYIRHDQNRGVSAAGNTGIRAAKGDIIAHLDSDDLWKPEMLGSLIDVLQRHHQIGAVFCDVEVDRGKSVSSISSSMRAFPKLLASHAHSDSDVFVFSNREMYLCLLEEVPIKPTAVLIRRAVLDEFRGYDESWCSGEDWELYLRISKHYGFGYVNRKLAVMRVLDDSTLSKFQEEDKSSLLQLAVSEKKGLRRDREALEAANRAIARHCKDLGGIYLHSGRRMKSISTYARGFAETGHVPLIMRAGVALMPLSLTAGLKKVLLSSDRSLAVFRKENVSGR from the coding sequence ATGTTGGTTTCCATTATCGTACGAACGTACAATCGGGGGTATATCATCGGGGAAGCGATCGATAGTGCCTTGCGACAGACGTACGGTAATTTTGAGATAATCGTCGTTGATGATGGATCCTCAGACGGCACGGCGGAAGCGGTGGAGAGGATTCGAAGCGACAAAATTCGTTACATTCGGCATGATCAGAACCGCGGGGTCAGTGCGGCGGGCAACACGGGCATAAGGGCTGCCAAAGGCGATATCATCGCTCATCTGGATTCAGATGACCTGTGGAAGCCGGAGATGCTTGGCAGTCTCATTGATGTTTTACAGCGCCACCACCAGATTGGCGCGGTATTCTGTGACGTTGAAGTCGATCGCGGCAAATCTGTCTCGTCGATTAGCTCGAGCATGCGTGCATTTCCGAAGTTGCTCGCATCGCACGCGCACTCGGATTCCGACGTCTTTGTTTTCAGCAACCGTGAGATGTATCTATGCTTGTTGGAAGAAGTGCCTATCAAACCGACTGCAGTGTTGATCCGGCGCGCTGTTCTGGATGAGTTTAGAGGATACGATGAATCATGGTGTTCGGGCGAGGACTGGGAATTGTACCTCAGAATCTCGAAGCATTATGGATTTGGATACGTCAATCGCAAGCTTGCGGTTATGCGAGTTCTCGACGATTCGACACTTTCGAAATTCCAAGAAGAGGATAAATCCTCGTTGCTGCAGCTGGCAGTGAGCGAAAAGAAAGGGCTTCGGCGAGATCGCGAGGCACTTGAAGCGGCAAATCGTGCAATCGCTCGGCATTGCAAGGATTTGGGAGGGATCTATCTGCATTCAGGAAGACGAATGAAATCGATCTCGACCTACGCTCGAGGATTTGCGGAGACGGGCCACGTCCCTCTCATTATGCGAGCCGGCGTGGCTCTTATGCCCCTGTCTCTTACTGCCGGTTTGAAAAAGGTGCTTCTATCCAGCGATCGCTCGCTTGCCGTCTTTAGAAAGGAAAACGTGTCAGGGCGATAA
- a CDS encoding glycosyltransferase family 4 protein: protein MYENKMTQSHISDSQAARRIAFATMGDGREVRFWSGTPFHMSKSLSGEGHEVVHIGPLSAPILPLYQAYSRLCRNFRRRGPSPIHAGPVVAQYAADSARKIRAVSPDIVFAPAGSTFAWSVPDDVPLVYASDATFRLVDNYHPNYRNLSKAARDIAERLERDTIARADLILYPSEWAAESAIRDYGADRSLVHVIPWGANLEEAPDRRSVLGCRKPGPCRLLFIGANWEEKGADIAVGALAELRDGGMEAELVICGCTPPKPVTQDGLTIIPYLDKNDREQRNRLDQLYRDADFFLLPTRADCWGIVFCEAAAHGVPSIAPATGGVPCAVRDGETGILLPPNAAKADYATVISRTFANPDRLASLRQSSRDAFEARLNWRAWSRRVSELIQAL, encoded by the coding sequence ATGTACGAGAATAAAATGACTCAGAGCCACATCTCCGACAGCCAGGCGGCGCGGCGGATCGCATTCGCCACGATGGGCGATGGGCGCGAGGTCAGGTTCTGGTCCGGCACCCCGTTTCACATGTCTAAATCGCTCTCGGGAGAAGGTCACGAGGTGGTCCATATCGGGCCCCTGAGCGCACCGATCCTGCCTCTATATCAGGCGTATTCCAGGCTTTGTCGTAACTTTCGCAGGCGCGGCCCTTCCCCAATCCACGCAGGGCCTGTCGTTGCACAGTATGCGGCGGACTCGGCCCGAAAAATTCGCGCGGTGTCGCCCGATATTGTCTTCGCGCCCGCTGGATCCACCTTTGCCTGGAGTGTGCCTGACGACGTTCCGCTGGTCTATGCGTCCGACGCGACCTTTCGGCTCGTTGACAACTACCATCCTAACTATCGAAACTTGTCGAAGGCCGCTCGCGACATCGCTGAACGCCTGGAACGCGATACGATCGCGCGCGCGGATCTGATCCTTTACCCGTCGGAATGGGCGGCCGAATCCGCCATTAGGGATTACGGGGCCGACCGTAGTCTGGTGCATGTCATTCCTTGGGGCGCCAACCTCGAAGAAGCGCCGGATCGTCGCTCCGTGCTTGGATGCCGCAAGCCGGGTCCCTGCCGGCTCCTCTTCATCGGCGCCAACTGGGAAGAGAAGGGCGCTGACATCGCGGTCGGGGCCCTCGCTGAACTGAGGGACGGGGGCATGGAGGCGGAACTCGTGATCTGCGGATGTACTCCGCCTAAGCCAGTCACTCAGGATGGCCTGACGATCATCCCTTATCTCGACAAGAATGATCGTGAGCAGCGCAACAGGCTGGATCAACTCTATCGCGACGCGGATTTCTTTCTGTTGCCGACGCGGGCAGATTGCTGGGGGATCGTGTTTTGCGAAGCGGCGGCCCATGGCGTACCGAGCATCGCGCCGGCCACTGGCGGCGTGCCCTGCGCTGTCCGCGACGGCGAGACAGGCATCTTGTTGCCGCCGAATGCGGCGAAGGCGGACTATGCCACCGTCATCTCCAGGACCTTTGCGAACCCGGACCGACTGGCAAGCCTGAGGCAATCGAGCCGCGACGCCTTCGAGGCCCGGCTGAACTGGCGGGCCTGGAGTCGGCGTGTCTCAGAATTGATACAAGCTCTATGA
- a CDS encoding polysaccharide deacetylase family protein, protein MIVLNYHELVEASPSNAWCLTHEIFDAHLALCGDMLVSPQTFLKHCPDPKSNHSGAVLLTFDDGFLSDYTHVYARYVKTGRIPGFMSFIPVDFVGSPGRMSWDMIEELGRAGVVIGSHGMAHADLTTVADVELDRELTMSKSVLEDRLGQQVTLFAFPYGRFSRRVWDAALKAGYTHLFTIQHGYHRGFESFLYSRLCLTNKMDAEYMRRHLLDPDVMRGLAWRISTKLGLYRQLMRWRYR, encoded by the coding sequence ATGATTGTCCTGAACTATCACGAACTGGTGGAAGCATCGCCGTCGAATGCGTGGTGCCTGACGCATGAAATATTCGATGCGCATCTCGCGCTTTGCGGGGACATGCTGGTCTCGCCTCAGACGTTTCTGAAGCATTGCCCCGATCCGAAGAGCAATCACAGCGGTGCGGTCCTGCTCACGTTCGACGATGGATTTCTTTCAGACTACACGCATGTCTATGCTCGTTACGTGAAGACCGGTCGGATTCCGGGGTTCATGTCCTTTATCCCTGTGGATTTTGTGGGCTCGCCGGGACGTATGAGCTGGGACATGATTGAAGAACTTGGCAGGGCCGGCGTTGTGATTGGCTCCCATGGCATGGCCCATGCCGACCTGACCACCGTCGCGGATGTCGAACTCGATCGCGAGCTTACGATGTCGAAGTCGGTGCTGGAGGATCGGCTCGGGCAACAAGTAACCCTTTTCGCCTTCCCATACGGGCGCTTTTCCCGACGCGTTTGGGACGCGGCTCTGAAGGCGGGATACACGCACCTCTTTACAATCCAGCATGGGTATCATCGCGGGTTCGAATCCTTTCTCTATTCCCGCCTTTGTCTGACGAACAAGATGGACGCGGAGTACATGCGTCGGCACTTGCTTGATCCGGATGTGATGCGTGGCTTGGCCTGGAGGATCAGCACAAAGCTCGGGCTCTATCGCCAACTGATGCGCTGGCGGTATCGATAA